Proteins encoded by one window of Candidatus Binatia bacterium:
- a CDS encoding TIGR00282 family metallophosphoesterase: MRILFLGDVVGKPGCTAVCALLPRLIDRERISFVIANCENASTGGAGIEPARARELLGAGVDVLTSGNHVLKRNEIAAMLGEEPRLLRPANLPPGAPGAGWVVGHTADGTRVAVINMIGRVFMESVDCPFRVAETLLADVRARARVVVVDMHAEATSEKNALGWFLDGKVSAVVGTHTHVQTADERVLPQGTAFVTDTGMCGPVRSVIGLRPETAVRRFVNKLPVRYEVAGGPVLVQGVVIEVDPVKGMALGIERVQERWNR, translated from the coding sequence ATGCGTATCCTGTTTCTGGGCGACGTGGTTGGGAAGCCGGGGTGCACGGCCGTTTGTGCGCTGCTGCCGCGGCTGATTGACCGCGAGCGGATTTCGTTTGTGATCGCCAATTGTGAGAACGCATCGACCGGGGGGGCGGGGATAGAGCCGGCTAGGGCGCGCGAGCTCCTGGGGGCGGGTGTGGATGTCTTGACGTCGGGCAATCACGTGCTCAAGCGCAACGAGATCGCGGCCATGCTTGGAGAGGAGCCCCGCCTGCTGCGGCCGGCGAACCTCCCGCCCGGTGCGCCGGGGGCGGGTTGGGTGGTAGGGCACACGGCAGACGGAACCAGGGTGGCAGTGATTAACATGATCGGTCGCGTATTCATGGAGAGCGTTGACTGCCCTTTTCGTGTGGCGGAGACCTTGTTAGCTGATGTCCGGGCACGGGCCCGGGTGGTCGTCGTGGATATGCATGCGGAGGCGACGTCGGAGAAGAACGCTCTGGGGTGGTTCCTCGATGGTAAGGTTTCGGCCGTGGTTGGGACGCACACGCACGTGCAGACAGCCGACGAGCGCGTACTACCGCAAGGGACGGCTTTTGTGACCGATACCGGGATGTGTGGACCCGTGCGGTCGGTGATCGGGTTGAGGCCCGAGACGGCCGTGCGCCGCTTCGTCAACAAGCTCCCCGTGCGATACGAGGTGGCAGGCGGGCCGGTGTTGGTACAGGGAGTGGTGATTGAAGTCGATCCGGTCAAGGGCATGGCGTTGGGGATCGAGCGCGTGCAGGAGCGGTGGAACCGGTGA
- the tyrS gene encoding tyrosine--tRNA ligase: MRTVAEQVEIIRRGTVDLLPEAELVERLKTGRPLRVKFGADPSAPDLHLGHTVALCKLREFQDIGHQVIFLIGDFTGMIGDPTGKSETRRALTRQEVVANAETYRQQVFKVLDEERTEVRFNSEWMDRVSAADFVRLCAHYTVARMLERDDFALRFRERRTIGIHEFLYPLVQGYDSVVLGADLEVGGTDQRFNLLVGRELQRAYGQEPQVVLTLPLLEGVDGGQKMSKSLGNAIGITEAPKEIYGKVMSISDALMLRYFEILGVDDGVSVRRGVEAGELHPMEAKKRLAEALVARFYGAASARAETGRFEKRFQRREIPDEVPVFVWPDAAGGRVDLVHVLSRVGLVRSTSEARRLIAQGAVRVDGAKVGDVHYSLDPSVEAGRRFLLQVGSRRISYVDFSGHAQKGG, translated from the coding sequence GTGAGAACGGTTGCGGAGCAGGTGGAAATCATCCGGCGGGGGACGGTGGATCTCCTGCCGGAAGCCGAATTGGTGGAGCGGCTGAAGACGGGGCGACCGTTGCGCGTGAAATTCGGGGCTGATCCGTCGGCACCCGACCTCCACCTTGGCCACACTGTCGCGCTATGCAAGTTGCGGGAGTTTCAGGACATCGGGCACCAGGTGATTTTCCTGATTGGTGACTTCACCGGGATGATCGGCGATCCGACGGGTAAGTCTGAGACCCGCCGGGCCCTGACGCGGCAGGAGGTGGTTGCGAACGCGGAGACCTACCGGCAGCAGGTCTTCAAGGTGCTCGACGAGGAGCGGACCGAGGTGCGGTTCAATTCGGAGTGGATGGACCGCGTGTCGGCGGCGGATTTCGTGCGTCTCTGCGCGCACTACACTGTTGCGCGGATGCTGGAGCGCGATGACTTCGCACTTCGTTTTCGCGAGCGGCGGACGATCGGGATACACGAATTCCTTTACCCGTTGGTGCAGGGGTACGATTCGGTGGTGCTTGGCGCGGACCTCGAGGTGGGAGGCACGGATCAGCGGTTCAATTTGCTAGTGGGCCGGGAGTTGCAGAGGGCGTATGGTCAGGAACCGCAGGTGGTGTTGACGTTGCCGCTGCTCGAGGGTGTGGACGGCGGGCAAAAGATGAGTAAGTCGCTTGGCAACGCGATCGGTATCACCGAGGCTCCAAAGGAGATCTATGGCAAGGTGATGTCGATCTCGGACGCATTGATGCTGCGCTACTTCGAGATTCTGGGCGTCGACGATGGGGTTTCAGTGCGCCGGGGGGTCGAGGCGGGAGAACTGCATCCGATGGAGGCAAAGAAGCGCCTTGCAGAAGCTCTGGTGGCACGCTTTTACGGCGCCGCGAGCGCACGCGCCGAGACGGGGCGCTTCGAGAAGCGCTTCCAGCGGCGGGAGATTCCGGACGAAGTTCCCGTGTTCGTGTGGCCGGACGCGGCGGGGGGCCGTGTCGATCTGGTCCATGTCTTGTCGCGGGTCGGTCTGGTGAGATCGACCAGCGAGGCGCGTCGTCTGATCGCGCAAGGGGCGGTGCGGGTAGACGGGGCAAAGGTTGGGGAC